Proteins co-encoded in one Nematostella vectensis chromosome 15, jaNemVect1.1, whole genome shotgun sequence genomic window:
- the LOC116617734 gene encoding uncharacterized protein LOC116617734 isoform X1 codes for MIEAGLPTMDEREQETARKEKVNKYLADHLISDATSKKGEQNGALSCQWYHFKGRFGLRDVDIHRYSVYFTYVPTDGKLFIDHNLRLWRNFAKMTWRGKLNDVHKKIDDMQMGKNEALSQIEETLKSNAEKERIIGELREKLKDAEPTCPRMCSKEIQTNNQPASNNKGSQCQDFHDLPVRTCEVCTVHTVGLVKSALCEMSAV; via the exons ATGATTGAGGCGGGACTCCCAACTATG GATGAGAGGGAACAAGAGACGGCACGAAAAGA AAAAGTGAACAAGTACTTGGCCGATCATCTTATCAGTGATGCAACGTCTAAG AAAGGTGAACAAAATGGCGCATTATCTTGTCAGTGGTACCATTTCAAAGGTCGGTTTGGTTTGCGAGACGTAGACATTCATAGATACTCTGTGTATTTTACATACGTACCTACGGACGGAAAGTTATTTATCGATCACAATCTCAGGCTGTGGCGAAACTTTGCAAAGATGACTTGGAGAGG AAAACTAAATGACGTGCACAAAAAAATCGATGATATGCAAATGGGGAAG AACGAAGCTCTTTCTCAAATTGAAGAGACGTTGAAAAGCAACGCAGAAAAAGAGAG AATCATTGGAGAACTCAGAGAAAAACTAAAGGATGCAGAACCTACATGTCCTCGAATG TGCTCCAAAGAGATTCAGACCAACAACCAACCTGCAAGCAACAACAAAGGAAGTCAGTGTCAGGACTTCCATGATCTTCCGGTGCGAACctgtgaagtctgtacagtgcacaCTGTCGGTCTGGTAAAGTCTGCACTGTGCGAGATGTCTGCTGTCTAG
- the LOC116617734 gene encoding uncharacterized protein LOC116617734 isoform X2: MTRIEDEREQETARKEKVNKYLADHLISDATSKKGEQNGALSCQWYHFKGRFGLRDVDIHRYSVYFTYVPTDGKLFIDHNLRLWRNFAKMTWRGKLNDVHKKIDDMQMGKNEALSQIEETLKSNAEKERIIGELREKLKDAEPTCPRMCSKEIQTNNQPASNNKGSQCQDFHDLPVRTCEVCTVHTVGLVKSALCEMSAV; encoded by the exons ATGACGCGGATCGAG GATGAGAGGGAACAAGAGACGGCACGAAAAGA AAAAGTGAACAAGTACTTGGCCGATCATCTTATCAGTGATGCAACGTCTAAG AAAGGTGAACAAAATGGCGCATTATCTTGTCAGTGGTACCATTTCAAAGGTCGGTTTGGTTTGCGAGACGTAGACATTCATAGATACTCTGTGTATTTTACATACGTACCTACGGACGGAAAGTTATTTATCGATCACAATCTCAGGCTGTGGCGAAACTTTGCAAAGATGACTTGGAGAGG AAAACTAAATGACGTGCACAAAAAAATCGATGATATGCAAATGGGGAAG AACGAAGCTCTTTCTCAAATTGAAGAGACGTTGAAAAGCAACGCAGAAAAAGAGAG AATCATTGGAGAACTCAGAGAAAAACTAAAGGATGCAGAACCTACATGTCCTCGAATG TGCTCCAAAGAGATTCAGACCAACAACCAACCTGCAAGCAACAACAAAGGAAGTCAGTGTCAGGACTTCCATGATCTTCCGGTGCGAACctgtgaagtctgtacagtgcacaCTGTCGGTCTGGTAAAGTCTGCACTGTGCGAGATGTCTGCTGTCTAG